One window of Vespa velutina chromosome 2, iVesVel2.1, whole genome shotgun sequence genomic DNA carries:
- the LOC124946530 gene encoding phospholipase A2 inhibitor-like — MKGSKLYVVLVLATTISFSFAELCDLEKQPGWYKCQGLSSLAELASLPDSVVGLKLVKSNISNIPSDAFSRFAGSLIELRITGCSLEKIEDDAFKSLDKLETLDLSNNRIVAIETSWIRGLSNLKELIVFKNQIRKIDSEFYGLLPKLELLDIAYNELVDCIAESNIKKLTNLKLILIAGNPWSYRCRSEMTYMLKRSNVNWIKDWSVGDLLIEECLAHEPNAKTDDAILKKCVDRKSFESIGPILPNLEKKVEELSSKVEELKNEVNDLKKKS, encoded by the exons ATGAAAGGATCCAAGTTGTACGTGGTTCTTGTCTTAGCGACaacaatatcattttctttcgctGAACTTTGTGATTTGGAGAAACAACCGGGATGGTACAAATGTCAAGGTCTTTCGAGTTTAGCAGAA TTGGCCTCGTTACCGGACTCCGTGGTTGGGCTTAAATTGGTGAAGTCTAACATCAGCAATATACCAAGCGACGCATTCTCAAGATTTGCCGGTAGTCTGATAGAATTGAGGATCACCGGATGTTCTCTTGAGAAGATAGAAGACGATGCATTCAAAAGCCTCGATAAACTGGAGACGCTCGACTTGTCGAACAATCGGATCGTAGCGATCGAGACATCCTGGATACGGGGATTGTCGAATTTGAAGGAATTGATCGTTTTCAAAAATCAAATTCGTAAGATCGATTCAGAGTTTTATGGTCTATTACCGAAACTCGAGTTACTCGATATAGCTTACAACGAATTGGTCGATTGTATTGCCGAAtcgaacataaaaaaattgacaaatttaaagttaatattaatagcggGCAATCCATGGTCTTATCGTTGTAGATCGGAAATGACTTATATGTTAAAACGTAGTAACGTTAATTGGATAAAGGATTGGTCCGTTGGGGATCTTTTGATCGAGGAGTGTCTAGCGCACGAACCTAATGCCAAAACCGACGACGCGATCTTAAAGAAATGCGTCGATAGAAAATCATTCGAATCAATTGGTCCGATATTACCGAATTTGGAAAAGAAAGTAGAGGAATTGTCAAGTAAGGTCGAGGAATTGAAAAACGAGGTGAACGACCTTAAGAAAAAGTCTTAA